One Trichormus variabilis 0441 genomic window, CCTACACCCTTAAACCCCTACACCCTTAAATTTTGAATTAGCGTAGTTTTCAGGATGAAATTATTGAAAAGCCACTGTTATAGTTGATTTCTCAAAATCGGCTTTAACTCCATGATTGATGTGTTTCAACTATGAAATCACTGATTTATCTCGACTGGAAACGTGGTTTAAAAATGTTCGTTGCTAGTGCAACATTATCCTTGAGTATGGTGAGTACCGGCTCTGGTGAAGCATTAGCAATTTCCACCCCACAAAAAATTGAAAATACTATCGAGACTTTACAAAAATCCGATCAACGTTGGATTCAAATTAATCTTGCCAATCAAAGATTAACCGCTTGGGAAGGTGGAAAACCTGTATATGCGATCGTCATTTCCTCTGGTAAAAGATCGACACCCACCCGCATAGGTTCTTTTAAGATTCAATCAAAGCATAAATCTACGCGGATGCGTGGTAGAAACTATGATGTTCCCAACGTTCCCTACGCCATGTTTTATAGCGGTAATTACGGAATTCACGGTGCATATTGGCATAAAAAATTTGGTACACCCGTAAGTAATGGCTGTGTAAACCTCGCCCCCAATCATGCTAAATGGCTATTCAATTGGGCATCTTTAGGAACACCAGTTGTCATTCAAAAGTAGTGCATACAAACAAAAAATCGTTACGGGCTATAACCTGTAACGATTTTAAGTTTTCAACCTACTATATCTAACAAAAATGTTGTGTGCGATTAGTGAAGTTGATCAAAAATAAAAGAAATTAGATTGAACGACGACGGCGAACTTTTATCATTCCAGTTGCTAATAAACCAAGACCCAACAAAGAAGCAGGTTCAGGTACGTAAGTACGGGGAGGGGGAGTATTTATCTTTATATTAGAGACGAATAATGAGGCATGAGATAAAGCTTTACCTGCATTTCCACTACCATCCAAAGCAACACCAATGGTATTGAAGATTCCCGTTAAGCCTTGAGAGAAATCATAATCTTTGAATAGGTAAGCGCTGTAACCATTACCTGCTTTGAGACTCACTACAAATGTGTTACTTGATAATGCTGATCCAAAATTAAATGCACCTGAGCTAGAGCCATTGTCTGCCGTAATCGCAAAGGGATTTGCGTCATCAGATTTGCCCGCTAAACTCCATTGCACGCCAGTACCAACAAAGCTGCTAAAGAGACTATCATCATTTAATTTAGAGAGCAAAGTACCTACAGCCCCTGTGTCGTTACCAGCATTTGGGCCGTCACAAGCTGTAGCTGAAACACCTCCAAGTGAAATATCAGCAATGCTGTCCATTAAAGAATTATTTGTCAATTTTAAGGAATTAATGTCTTGCTGTTATAGAGGCTAAAAAGCTTATACAGTAAGTATTTTAGGCTTTTTAGCCCTTTTATATTCTTTGAAGGCTTTTAAATAATTAAATGCCTTTTCTCTAAAAACTGACTCCTCAAAATTTAAATAATTAAATGCCTTTTCTTGAAAAAGTGGCACCTCTAAGCTTAAATAATTAAATGCCGCTTTAAGCGGAAGTTGCACGTTTGTGATACTTAAAAGCAGCAATGCTAGAAAAGAAAGTTAGCCAAGGTGAACAAAATAATCTGTTTGAGGTGACACCCATAGGCATGGAGTTGACGGCTCCCACTCAACAAGACCACAAAATCTTGATTGAGCAAATTGAGGATGCCCAGATGAAAAGAGAAATTCTCTTGAAAATGGATGCGATAGAGGATATCCAGACTAATTCTGATAATGGCAAACAGGAACGTATCAGACAGTGGGCGCAAAAATTAGGGAAGCATCCAAGAACCATTACCCGTATGTTGTCTAAGGCAGACATTGAAGGATTAGCAGCAATAATCAAAACCAAACGCGCGGATGCTGGTAAACGTAGAGGGAAAAAGCAGTGGCAGCCCAGCGTCGAGTATTGGGTGAATTTTATCGAAAAAACTTATAGAGATGGCAATAAAAATAGCCGTCGCATGAATCGCAACCAAGTTTACAACCAGGTGAAGGGACACGCCGAATTGGAATTAGGGTTGAAAGAGAGTGAATACCCAAGCCATGTGTTTGTTTATCAAGTGCTAGCTCCCTTAGTCGAAAAGAAAAAAGTCCGACATCCAGGGCAAGGTTCTCGGATTGTAATTAAGACAACGGCAGGAGAGTTAGTAGTTGAGCGTAGCAATCAAGTCTGGCAAATAGACCATACTCGTTTAGACACTTTATTAGTAGATGAGAATTTAGAACTAGCTGGCAGTCTCTACATTACTGTGGTCATCGATAGCTATTCCGGGTGTGCAATGGGGTTCTATCTGGGCTTTGAGGCAGCAGGGTCTCATGAAGTAGCACTAGCCCTGCGTCATGCGATTTTAGCCAAACAGTATCCGCCTGATTACCAAATACAACATGAGTGGATGCTTGCGGGACTGCCTGAATATATTGTCACAGACCGAGCCAAGGAATTTAGATCGGGGCATTTGCGACGAATTGCAATGGATTTGAATATTCAACTACGGTTACGTGCTTATCCACAGCAAGGAGGTCTGATTGAAAGCCTGTTTGATAAAGCAAATAAAGAAGTTTTGTCAATGCTACCTGGCTATAAAGGCTCCAATGTCCAAAAAAGACCATTAGATGCCGAAAAATATGCCTGTATAACCTACGAAGAATTTGAGAAAATATTAACTCGATATTTTGTTGACCACTACAATCAACATCTCTATCCTAGAGTCAAAAATCAGACACGAATTCAACGGTGGTGGGCAGGGTTAATTGGCAAACAACCTAAGCTATTAGAAGAACGCGAGTTAGATATATGCTTAATGAAGACAGTACCGCGCTGTGTGCAAGCGTATGGCTGTGTACAGTTTGAGTGTCTAATCTATAGTGCCACTTGGCTACAAAAGTTTGAGGGACAGCAAGTTACTCTCAGATACAATCCCAGCAATATTGTTACTCTCCTGGTTTATAGCGTGGAGAAGAACAATCAAGCGTCTGTTTTTCTAGGTACGGTAAAAGCCAGAGATTTAGATGAAGAACGTCTGTCCTTGAAGGAGTGGAAGGCAATAAAGCAAAAGGTTCGTTCTTGTGGTAAAACTATTGACCAGTCGTCAATTTTATCAGAGCGACTAGCTTTAAATGAGTTTGCTCAAGAGAAAATTAGGACTCTTAAACAACGACGAGCATCAGAACAAAAACGCATTAACCGCAAATCGGTTCAAAGCAAAGTCATTGAATTATTTCCTGAAGAAAACGAGACTACTGTTGTTTTAGAAAAGGAAACAGACGCTCCTGAGCTATCTCAACAATCAGCAATAAATTTGGTCAGTGAGCCTAAACAACAATGCGCTAAATCGAGTCAAAGCATTGCTTATGACTGGAACCAAATTATTGAAGAGAATTGGTAGCTTTTATGACGCAATCATCACCAAATTATCAACAATTTATAGAAGAACAAGAGCCTCAAACTTCTCCCGAAGCGCTATCAAAACATTCACCAGAAGTAGAATCTTTGATTGAGCGTCTAAGAAAAAGCGATACCTATTACCTTTTCATTCGAGACCGACAACTTTTCAATTGGTTAGATTTCCAACGTGAGTCTAGAGCTAATGGTTATGTTGTTGCAGTTAGTTGTGCAGATTTAAGAAAAGCTTGTCAATTTTATCGCTTGAGATATGTACGCAAACGTGGAACCTTACACACAATTCCTATGCCTGTTGTTTATGCACAAGTTCAGCAACCGGGTACGCCAACAGATTTATTTCTAGCAATTTTGTCAGAACTGAGTAATCCTTTTACGGGCGTATGTCAATTAAAACTCTTAAGAAATCGTACTTGGATGACACTTAGTTACTACAACGTTAGTGTGCTAATCATTGGGAATGCACATTACCTCACCTATCAATCTTTTAACGAGCTTGTTGAAATTACTCGCCATTTAAAAATTTCCGTAGTTCCTGTTGGTTCGCTTTATCTACATGAAATTCTCACTCGTCAAAGTAAGAAATATACAGATGTAGCCAATACATTCTTAGATTGGCATGAATTTAGCTCATTTCAAAAACAAGAAACAGCAGAAGTCATATCAAGTTGGGAGTCTCAAGTTCTAGATGGCTGGAAGCAACCATTAAATCTTACAAGTGATAGTGGCATTGTAAACATTCTTTATGAAAGGTCAGGGGGACAGGCTGAAACTTTATATGAAATGCTACGAAAAATTGCAATTTTCTCCCTAGAAAAGCCTGACTTAGCTCTAAATATTTCATCTTTAAAGTCCATTCTGTTCACTCGTAGTAAACCTGTTAACAGAATATCCACTTAGCTACTAAACTCAAACAGATAACCATTGTTAATGGAGTATCCTAGTTGAAAAGTCCCATTCGTCTCTAGCACAAGTTTGAGTTCCCCCACTTTCATAAAGGTAAGTCTTTTTAGATTTTTTAATCACCCGTTATTTTTAATATCGCTACATCTAAAATATCAACATCACTTTTTGGATAAGTAAAAAATTCAATATTCTGAAATAGCTTTTTCTTGGGTAAAGTTCCGTGCCGTTGTTTAAAAGCATCATTAGCATACAATTCGATATGTATGAGTTGATTATCAGTTATTTCTCTTCCTAAATATTTAGCTCGCTCTTTGACTAACCAATACTCTTTATTTTGAGTATTCATTTGTCGTTTTTGACTTTTTTGCTGATTACTAGCTATATGTTTATCCAGGTAAGAGGGCAAATGTTGTTCTAGGTACTTATCTACCTGTTGTTTAATCAGATGTTCCCAATCTATTTTTCCTGGATCTTTTATATTCCTTGAACTCTTAACTACTTCGTTTAAGGGATTATTTACATACTGGGAGATAAAATTAATTAGTACGGCAGTGGCTGTTGTACTGTTATCTCGACACTGGCGGGTGAACTTTTCCCAAAGTTCTACATCGCAGTTGAATGAAGCTAGTTTTTTATTACGTCCAGTGTTGCTCATATTTACGTCAAGTCTAGGTACAGTTAGAGCCGCTAAACCAGGCTCTAACAATGTTTTATCGTTATAGGTAATACCTATACGTTACCTAGATAACAATTCTCAAGTCACGCCCGCCAATTATGCCCTTTGGAATGCCCAAACTACTGTTTCCGTACCTGTTAGAGCATGATTTTACTATTGTGGGTGAAAAGTGACACTAATTCTTTAAAACTGGAATTTACCGAACTAGAGCTTGGCTCTCATTCCAAAGGACTCAAAAAATCGAGTGCCTGGACACTAATTCTTTAAAACTGACAAATAATTCTTTAATGTACAAATGCTGCATATTGCTGAAGAAGTTTGACCGCCACTGGTTTGACCTTGACCACTACTGGTTTGACCTTGACCACCACTGGTTTGACCTTGACCTTGACCACCACTGGTTTGACCTTGACCTTGACCGCCACTGGTTTGACCTTGACCTTGACCGCCACTGGTTTGACCTTGACCTTGACCACCACTGGTTTGACCTTGACCTTGACCACCAGCTTTAGCATACGCTGGTGCAACAATTGAGGCAGAAAGAATTCCAGTAACTAATAAGGCAGAGACGGATATACAAGAGAATTTGCGTTTCATGTGTGGCTAAAATTTAAATTTTGAGAAATTGGTATTGCTATTGGAGGAGTTAAGTTAACAGATGTTCTACTCAAAGTTTTACAGTCCGTCATAGTTTGAATTTTAATAAGTATTTCCTATATCAGCAATTGATTATCACCTTGCTTTATCATATTTTTAGAAAACCAAGCTTAAGTTTATTAATAGATAAAGATGTGACTGTATTTTCCGTATAAAGCTTGCCCGTCTTCATGTAGCTAATATATAAAAATTAGTATTGTTACTAATAGTTATTCAACCGAAGAAAATCCTTATTGAATGGTAATATTTCTATTTTTGATCAACCGTTAATTTACTAGTTTTTATTTAAGAAACAATTTATAAAGTAAATCTTAAGTAGTGGCGCAACAAGTTTTAAATATCTACAAAGCAAGACAATTACATTTATTTTGAAAGAAATGTCTACTGTGAATTTCCGGAATGTGAATCACTGAACATGAAGTAATTTATAGAAGAGGAAAATCTCGGAATCTGTCTCAAGGGAATTAGCGTAAATCCAGACTTTCGCTAAACTTTAATTCAAAAGCTCCTAGAATTACAACCGCTACAAAATGCCAAGATTTTTGTGATGAATCTTGGATATTGGGAACTTCAAAATCTAGGAATTGATGATGTTTGCATAATCAAGAAGGTGATGGGATATGCAAAGCTGGATTCTTAATATTTGGACACGTCGCTCAGGAAATTTGTTGACAGGTGCGATAGTTATGATGGTGGCTTTGCTTTCTGGGTTGCTACCCACGACAGCTGACCCCACTTCTGGGATATATAGAACCGCAGTAGTTGAGCAAAACAGCATTACTCAACCTCGGAGAATTGAAATTGATTTATCAGATCAACGCTTATTTGCCTGGGAAGGTAAAAAACTGGTGTATTCTTTCCGAATTTCCACAGGTAAGCGCTCCACTCCTACACCTGTAGGTCAATTTAAGATTAATTCCAAATATCGCACTAATCGGATGCGAGGGCCTGGCTATGACATTCCTAATGTTCCTTATGCTATGTATTTCCATCAAGGCTATGCTATTCACGGTGCTTACTGGCATAATCGTTTTGGGACTCCAGTCAGTCACGGTTGCGTAAATTTACCAGTCAAGTTGGCACGTAAGTTATACAATTGGACAACGCCAGGGACATTGGTAATAGTCCGACGATGAAGAGTAGTAAATCGGATATTCTTCCTCTGTTCCTTACCTTCATCTATTACTATTTAGTAGATGTTGTCAGGTTGATTGAGATATGAGAGATTACCTTTTGCGATCGCTACTTGTGAGCGGAGTCGTCATTGGCTGCGGATTTTCTCCATTGTCTGCTCAAGCACAGCAACAACAAGCTACTGATGTTCAAGTTGCTGCATTAGTGGAAGCATTAAGACAAGCTGCACCGCAAACTGGTAAAACCAACGATGGATTTTACAGTGCTTGGCAAGTTAAGCCGGAAACTCTCAGAGGTTGGTCGAGAACTTGTCTTAAAAAAGAAGTTACACCAACACAATTTGAAAATAACCCCACGTTAGCGCGTCAGGTAGTTTCTTGTATTACCCGTCGGGAGTTCAACCAGCAATTCCATGCTACCGGAAACAATGAAACTGCGGCTGTGCGTGGTGTAGCTTGTTGGTGGATGACTGGGGCATATACAGGCTGCAACACTGGTTTTACTGCTACCTATGTCCAAAAGGTGGTGGGACTATACCAGCAGCAGCGTTCCCAAGCCACAGCTAATACAGCAGGGCGATCGCGTTAATTAGGAGTTCCAAATCTACCTTACACAACATGGGTGGCATCTTGCCCACCCTAAATTTTCTTCATTTTGGATCTTGAATTGATTGACTCCCTACAATTAAAAATTCATTTAACAAGTACTGATTTGGTTGCAAATTAGTAGCAAAACGACTGTAAACAATTTGCGTTGTAGACGTATAAGAAAACCAATAAGTATCCTGAATGACTTGATAAGAATTACTGGAATCTGGTAAATCAAAATGAACTAATGCTAAATTGTTCAACCCAACTACTTCTCGCCCATCTTGAAACCAGGGAGATTGCCAAAATTTCAGGGGTTGTAACCATTGCCAGCGAGGATTTTTGCGGTTCCAGGGGGCGACAAAAGTAGACATATCTACTTGGCTATGGAGATTCTGGGCCTGTTGTCTTGGTATCCATTCCAATACACAATGCCAGTTAGGATTAGTGACTGCTTGACGACGGTGTAACCGTTTCGCCTTAACTTCCAGCATATTGGGTGGTTGATTCCAGCCCAGCCAACGGCGGATCTTTTCCGGTAAAAGCCATTGTTTTAGGCGTGTGTGAATTAATCTAGTTAGGGTCTCTTCATTTTTCAAAGCACTGGCGGTTAACTGGACTATGACAGATTGCCGTGGTGCATGGGGAATTGCTCCATAAGAGAAGCGGGCGGCACAACTGTAATGAATAT contains:
- a CDS encoding L,D-transpeptidase — protein: MQSWILNIWTRRSGNLLTGAIVMMVALLSGLLPTTADPTSGIYRTAVVEQNSITQPRRIEIDLSDQRLFAWEGKKLVYSFRISTGKRSTPTPVGQFKINSKYRTNRMRGPGYDIPNVPYAMYFHQGYAIHGAYWHNRFGTPVSHGCVNLPVKLARKLYNWTTPGTLVIVRR
- a CDS encoding PEP-CTERM sorting domain-containing protein (PEP-CTERM proteins occur, often in large numbers, in the proteomes of bacteria that also encode an exosortase, a predicted intramembrane cysteine proteinase. The presence of a PEP-CTERM domain at a protein's C-terminus predicts cleavage within the sorting domain, followed by covalent anchoring to some some component of the (usually Gram-negative) cell surface. Many PEP-CTERM proteins exhibit an unusual sequence composition that includes large numbers of potential glycosylation sites. Expression of one such protein has been shown restore the ability of a bacterium to form floc, a type of biofilm.), giving the protein MDSIADISLGGVSATACDGPNAGNDTGAVGTLLSKLNDDSLFSSFVGTGVQWSLAGKSDDANPFAITADNGSSSGAFNFGSALSSNTFVVSLKAGNGYSAYLFKDYDFSQGLTGIFNTIGVALDGSGNAGKALSHASLFVSNIKINTPPPRTYVPEPASLLGLGLLATGMIKVRRRRSI
- a CDS encoding L,D-transpeptidase — translated: MKSLIYLDWKRGLKMFVASATLSLSMVSTGSGEALAISTPQKIENTIETLQKSDQRWIQINLANQRLTAWEGGKPVYAIVISSGKRSTPTRIGSFKIQSKHKSTRMRGRNYDVPNVPYAMFYSGNYGIHGAYWHKKFGTPVSNGCVNLAPNHAKWLFNWASLGTPVVIQK
- a CDS encoding ATP-binding protein → MTQSSPNYQQFIEEQEPQTSPEALSKHSPEVESLIERLRKSDTYYLFIRDRQLFNWLDFQRESRANGYVVAVSCADLRKACQFYRLRYVRKRGTLHTIPMPVVYAQVQQPGTPTDLFLAILSELSNPFTGVCQLKLLRNRTWMTLSYYNVSVLIIGNAHYLTYQSFNELVEITRHLKISVVPVGSLYLHEILTRQSKKYTDVANTFLDWHEFSSFQKQETAEVISSWESQVLDGWKQPLNLTSDSGIVNILYERSGGQAETLYEMLRKIAIFSLEKPDLALNISSLKSILFTRSKPVNRIST
- a CDS encoding Mu transposase C-terminal domain-containing protein, whose translation is MLEKKVSQGEQNNLFEVTPIGMELTAPTQQDHKILIEQIEDAQMKREILLKMDAIEDIQTNSDNGKQERIRQWAQKLGKHPRTITRMLSKADIEGLAAIIKTKRADAGKRRGKKQWQPSVEYWVNFIEKTYRDGNKNSRRMNRNQVYNQVKGHAELELGLKESEYPSHVFVYQVLAPLVEKKKVRHPGQGSRIVIKTTAGELVVERSNQVWQIDHTRLDTLLVDENLELAGSLYITVVIDSYSGCAMGFYLGFEAAGSHEVALALRHAILAKQYPPDYQIQHEWMLAGLPEYIVTDRAKEFRSGHLRRIAMDLNIQLRLRAYPQQGGLIESLFDKANKEVLSMLPGYKGSNVQKRPLDAEKYACITYEEFEKILTRYFVDHYNQHLYPRVKNQTRIQRWWAGLIGKQPKLLEERELDICLMKTVPRCVQAYGCVQFECLIYSATWLQKFEGQQVTLRYNPSNIVTLLVYSVEKNNQASVFLGTVKARDLDEERLSLKEWKAIKQKVRSCGKTIDQSSILSERLALNEFAQEKIRTLKQRRASEQKRINRKSVQSKVIELFPEENETTVVLEKETDAPELSQQSAINLVSEPKQQCAKSSQSIAYDWNQIIEENW